The genomic stretch AGGCACGATGAGAATGTCAGCTCCACAGGGGGCGTGTGTGGCCTTTGAGCCTGCCTCCACCGCCAATACGATTGCGCTCTCCCAAAGCGCTTTGACGAGGCTTgacctgtttgtttgtgtgtttacttGTTTGTTTTGAATGCGTAAGTCACTGTATTGGGTTTACAATTTCTCTCAGTTTGGGTTATTTGGTCGCTTACCCAGTGACCTGCACATCAAGGTCATCTTTTGAATAACAAAATATTGGTGCAGAGTATTTTATCAAATGTAGTTAAATATTCGGCATATCATTGATTTGGCTTGCTATAATAAGAACACCATATTGAAACTATGTGCTTGCTGatcgtaaaaaaataaatacattattcaAATGTTTATTTGACCAAGTGATCTTCCAAATTGTACATAATTTCTAGGTAGATTACACACCCTCCTGGCCTAAACTGATCAAAACCAAACTACTGAAAGTGGTTGCATGAACACATTCCCagtctttgaaaatgtttttttttaattattattaaaaATAACTCCAGGTCtataggaatatgtacataacatAAACCTTGTTCCTCATTGGTTTAATTCTCATTGGTTTAGTTCCCTAATCCAAGATTAAGTCCTTTAAATCTATTTATTATTTATCTTTATTCAGTCTGTCCAAGGAACACACCCACAGTGTATCAAGATGTTTACTACTGTAATATGTCATTTTCTCACTCTGTGGGAATGTGCCGTAAAAAAGGGGCGCCACGTATGCATATAGATGCATGTTGGAAGGCCATTATGCATTCAAAAGGTAGAAGGGAGTAAAACCATTTAAGAAAAAGGGTGTCTGACATATGATGAATGAAGACGACAAAAACATTTGTTccaaacaaagtactttcttatGCTAATATTTTTTTGAAACGACTCAGATGtaataaaatataaatgaaaGGAGAGTGTTTTATGTACAGCATCTTAGCACAGGATCTGAACATAAAAGAACTGTAGAATAAAGTAATGATCATTTACTGTCTGGCATTCTCACAAGGGATCTTAAAATAGAGCTTTTAGTGAGATAGAAATACAGACTCTCGGTCAAAATTGTCTCACTAAAAGCTTTATGAAAAGATCACTTGTGGGAGCAGCAAAAGGTAAGCGGAAATTACTTTATTCTACAATAAAACCATCAAGCCATCACTTGAACTCTGATCACTCCTATACTCAAGGTTTTTTATTCACAGCCCAAAGGTTTACACACATTTAATTAAAGGGTTAGTTCAGGCAAAGTATTTATTTGTTGCCTttccataatagtttgtaggACAAACCACAgacaattttgtgagaagaccaatattcgggatgtctcatggtctgacaaacaccgctctagctctgtcacgtTTCACTGCAGATACAGAAGTGTGAcaggcggatgcggtggattgagatgccTCCAATGCAAAGAAAACAGATCTCTATCTTAAACTggcagatttttatggggattttttgtAATGCTAAGTAGATTTCCACGGGTGTGCGGACATTGACCTTAGGGGGTTAAAGTAAACCAAAGATTTGGAAATGCATAATGCCATCTAACCAGTTATTTAATCATGTTAGTTATGTGCAATTATCTTAGCCAGCAagatagccagccagctaacgtttgcTATTTAGCCAACTAGCTATTAGCCTAGCCAGCCTAACCAACAACCACAGTTATGGTCAGCAAGCTAGTGCCCAACTAAAGGAGAACAGTTtgaacacaactaacacaacacAACTAAAACTTGCAAAAGCATGCAGGCTGAGTTAGCTACCAAACCCAGGGGGAGGTGGTTGCTTCACCGGCCGATGGAGGGTCAGGGAAATCCCAAATAGATAGAGTCCAGATGTCCATCAGCTAGCGCACTAGCACAAAGCCAAGATGAGATGAGATAGTACCAACTTAGAGCAAGCAGGTAGGATTTTCTCTTTTGTTTTGAGCCCACGGGAAGAAGTCACCAGAGCCTGTTGTGCTAACAGGttcccactagataacacagccacaaagtaggTGAAGAGTATGCTTGGTCTGGAATGTAATTACATGCTAGCATGGCTAGTGGATAACATTAGCCAGCTTGAGCTAGCTACCAAGCTAGCATACAAACTCAGTAGTACAGAGTAGATCCTCCATATGACGTTGAgaaatagtgcattgtgggtagtttagAAGATATCCGGAAATAAGTTAACAAATATATAATAACCCAAAAACATAACTATGTTTGTAGTATAGGTAACCAGATTGTGACTACAACTAAGTGTTTgaccacactgtgttgttacatTGGTGAGTAAAAGCTCATGCTTCCTACCCTTTAAAGCATCCACCTATCAATCATTATTAGGCCTAATGATGTCCCCATTTTGACACTTCAGAATCAGTGTGAGAGGAAGAGGACCAACATGGAGCGAGAGAGCTTTTTTCTGATATAATTTGAGGCAGTAAAAATGTGCGAAGTCAAGTTTGGTGAGGGAGAAAATTGAAAAATGTAGGGCTGTGTGCCACCCTAATGGATAACCTTGTAGTTGGGAGAAAATGGGACCCAATAATGTCTCCTTAATGTTCACAGCGGTGTTTCAGGGAAAATATCAGGAGAAATGTCCCCTGTAATTTCTGCAAGCAATCACTTAATGGGACCAGCAAATGTTGACAAAATGGACATGCACTGAGCTATTTTGGGGTTTGACAGAGGGAATGAATCTTTGGCTCTTGCAAGGGCGaaaatagatagagacagagaaaagaaaaGGAAACAAGCAACgggggaaaaaaaggaaaaacaaAAACCTTTCAAGATCCATTTgcctccggtgtgtgtgtgtgtgtgtgtatgtgtgccgctAAAGTGCAGACAGTGACAGGAATTTCAATTATTTCATTAGGGGGGAAATGAAAAGACTTAAGTGTTGTGATTTCTGCAGTCTTTCCTAGATCAATCTAATGTGCGCTCATATTGGAAATCAACCAAAAtggaagagggagagtgaagCAGCGTCTCCTTAAATCACGCAATTAAAATGGCAAATTAGTTTCTTGATATATTCATTTAAGTGGTTAAGTGGAAGGGTTTATCTCCCCATCCACGGCGCTGTCTAGCAGGATGGGGGGGGAGCATCGTCTGCATGCTCTTTTGATTAAAGCCACCACTTAAATGCTGAGGAAAACGCTGAAAGCACTTGCCGTCCAAATTAGCCATCCGAAGGCTTCAAAATCCAATTAGAAAGAGTTGATTTAAGCATTTAAGCAGAATACGGCTAGCAACTTAAAGGATTCAGAAACATTTTCCCAGCTGCATTCAACAACTTTTACATGTCATGGCTAGCATGATGGTTTGTTATCATGCAATGCAAAGTGAGGATAGTGAATATAGAGTGAGGTCAAATTATTTAATATGTATTCCCACCTCTGTATAATAAGGTAAATATAATATCATCATAGCCTTTCAAAATCTATTTGATAACAATAGAATATTAGGCTTTATTCCCTGGTAATTGTATAGGCCTACACTGAATAGATTTTCATTTTACAACAATGTAACATCATCCAATTTTGTAATCAACAGTGCCTGTGTTCCTACGTTTTCTCGTCAATAAGCAGTGCATAATATTGTTGTGATAAAAGCTGCAATATATATACCCATAGTTGTCATGATCCAGAATGGGAAAAAAGGCCAAGAAAATCTGATATATGCGAAGTACACTGTGCAAAATGATTTGTAGTCTCAAATAACTAGTTCACATTTTTTCTGCATCAGTTTAGTCAACTTAAAATGTTAAATTATCCCAGTTTACACTAAATCTATATAGACTTATTAACGATAGTTAGGGCAGCTTAACGTCGGTATAAAAAAAGAAGGCGCTCGAAAGATGGGAGTGATGTTGACCCTAGGTCCGGATTCACAAAACCTTCTTTTTCCTTAAGTTTATACTTAAAAAGAGACTTATGAAAAATTACTATTCCTCAAAAGTTACATAGAAATGTGATTATTGATAATGTTCTTGGATTTCTTCTTGGAAATGTTCGTAATTCAAAGCTAGCCGGTCTTAAACCCAGGGCAGTGAAAGACAATGAAAtacattgaacatgtttaattcactAACAAACTTAATCTGAAAGTTTTAGTACTGGTTGTTTTAAACCCAAGAACATGTTTTAGAACAGTAATCTCAATAATAAATATGCAAGCATTATTGCCAttactagctagatagctaactaggTTGGTTGCCTAGCAACAATCATCTAAGAAGATAGTTAAGAAGTTGGTAAGAAGCTATTTGAGAAGTTAATAAgaaaaacattaacattattGTTGAGGAATTGCACTTACAAACTATCTTATTCACCTTTTTTTTTTCTTAAGAAGTGTTTTGTAAATCTGGGCCCAGTCCTGTATGAACACAGTGGCCAGGAAGCTCTATGTCACGTACCAGTAGAATGGCCACTGGTGACTTACAGACAGACTGGTCAGACTAGGGAAGTATATGGCTGGTGATGTTAGGCAGAGGGAGGCGAGCCAAAAGACTACGCAACAAGCGGAGATACAAGCCAATGGCATCGTAATGGACACATGCATGTAACTCTCAGTCAAAGCTTGCCAAAATTATAATTTCTAATTGCTCATGAAACCATTCATGTTATGAACCTCTCTTAAAACATTTTGTTTGATCGTTCCCCAGCTTGCATAAATGTGTGCTTTCCATAACAACATTCATCTGTCAAAAGCTAGATGGATTTGTAGAAGATGGATTTTCTCTTCCAGCACAGAGGTATATTGTCCACTTTGATGGTGCAGGATGATATCAAATACCCTCCTGGCTGCTGAGTTGAAATGAAAGAAAAATAGGCGGGGGTCTATAAAAATGAAGTTGGAAGTAAGTACGCCACTCACATCTATGAGGAGGAGAAATCCTTTTCCCAGGACATTTTGTAGTCGTCAATTGGTCTGTGCAACTTGCTGTAATGCAGGTAATGGAGCTACTCTTCTCCTTTCATCTTCAGGGTGAGTGTGTGCTGAGACGAGGGAAGGCCCAACAGGAGAGGCAGATCAGTCATAACGGACATGCATGGATATATGAGGGAAAAAcaaacccttattctaaaaagaGCAATCAACTAGCCTAGctagtttgtgtttgtttgtaatCTCTCATGATGGTGAATGATACAGAGGAAATGTGCTTTGATGCTGGGGGCAGTTTGTATCTTTTCGATGCAGAGTTACCGAATGATTGATTCTCTCACTTGGGGAGAGCTTCAGTGGTTGAGGAGAGCGATATAGCAGTCTGATGCTTTTTCTCTTGTTTTTAAGAGTACAATTTAAAGAAATGTGCATTAAAGGCACAGTGCAGTCAAAACTAAGATTTTTCTGTGTTtgatatatatttccacactgagcttggaataatactgtgaaaatgtgaaaattatgatcatgctcttttagtgtaagagctacTTGAAAAGACCGCCtaaaatgtcagcctgttttggtgatGTGGAATTTTGGCCTTTCATGTTGCCATCATCAAGCAGTAAATTACTTAATTAATAGATCAATAAGAAAgacagttccaaacctctctgccaataacagctagttatcagttttctcctccccacgcagaccactcccagacagtcttagcaaaattcttgctttagaaattgctctttgctaagaaaaCAATCACAGcaaggtacttcattgttacccagaaatgatttgatttgatcttgagAAAAAACGGTTCCATTACAACTTTAAAGTAAGGCCAATTAAAATCAAACAAAAGTTTTGAATCCTGTTTTTATTACAGCCACAGATATTCATAACATTTGAGTGTGCAAATTAAAACATAAATTTTTATTGCCGTGTGTTACATTCTTTCTTTCAAGAAATACCCTTTTGTGTTGAGGGTGCCCCAGGGCCCTCTATAGATGATAAAAGGATGTTGGGTGCCAAATTATTGGTGAATTTCCAGAAAAGGGGGTTAGGGGACCATGGTTCTCATACATATTGGTTCACTTTGGTCATATTCTGCACCATTTTAGTTCAACATATCTTGACATTTTAGTGCTTTGTCTGGTTGACAAACCTATTAGTGGTGAAACTTTGTCAAACATTAATTATTATTGGCACAgttgataaagattagcaaaaaagACTGTCTACAATGAACTGCTATATTATAAATAactatattgtatgctaaaaaaagggaaattatattattttatattttatactaatgcaattgctcagagaaagtactattatataaaaacatttgatgGTGGTCAACATGAGTGGCACCtgtgttttcaatactccagcaccctccccttgaGAGGATAAAAGAGCTCTAtcttcatgtcatctgaccatagcacttCCTGGAGTTTTataaacggcattggcacttggattgaaaatggtgctatggtcagatgacatgaaaatagagctcctaggccatgcacaccagtggtgggtttggacATGAAAAACAAAAGCAtatgcagaaaagtacctcatacctacagtaaaatatggtggtggatctttgatgttatggagctattttgcttccactggacctggggcccttgttaaggtcaacggcatcatgaactttaccatgCACCAGGAAATCTTTGCCAAAAACCTGGTtacctctgccaggaggctgacacttggccacaagtggatcttccagcaaggcAATAACCCCAAACACTAATCAAAAtgggtttgaattgaagagggcagtctataagcacagatgaaggatatcaaggatctggaaagattctgtatggaagaatggtctaagatccctcccaatgtgttatcCAATCTCGTAAAACATTTTAGGAAAAGGTTCAGCATCGTTACCTCGCAAGGGAAAGGTgctagagtattgaaaacagggatcACAATCatttttacccccccccccctgatATGTTTGTATTACTTGTAttacaaaatctctttctctaacCAATTGTATTTGTATAATATAATTTAAACAAAAAAATGCATAGAATattgctcagtatttgtattatttattttacacagTTGTTTTGGCTCATCTTAATCAAGAATGAAAATAATGATGGTCCTGACTGTATATAGAACCAATCATGGTAAACTCTCATATAGAGTATCTCTGGAAATTGTGAGTATGCCTCACAAAATTATATGAGTACCTCTTACAGCTTGCATCTATAAACAAATACCTTTGAATCAAAAATGGGACAAGGAAAGACTAATTGGGAGAATATTTGCTGAATTTTCTGTGACTATTGTTTGTTTTGGAAATTAAAATAAGCACTACTGGTTGAGGCAGAGTCTCTGATTTAACGCCTGGCCTGCTCTCCACTATAGCTGCTTCAGCCCTCCACTTTCAATAGAAACCATCCAGTCATCAGTATTAACTTCAACCTGCCAGCTTTAGACATTTCTGTTTTTTCAGCAGATTCCCAAACGACAAAACTAGTTCGCGCTGATTGGCTAGCTCTCCGCGGTCCCTTTGTCTGCCCTCTCCGTTTGTTCTATCCCCGGTTTCCCTATTCACCGACTCAAACGTTAGCGCTATTAGCCTGCTGGAAATCTGCCTGTCTTGGCATTATAGGGGCCTTGTTGTATTTTGTCAGGCAACCCGACTTCAATACAGAGTCACTTAGTCTTCATAAAGGGGGTCAATAAAGGTAAGCTCGTCAGCGTGTGGTTGAATTTATGCAATAATGACATCTTGGAAATAattattttgtgtgtttgtgtgtgacagtCAAGCTCTGATTCTTTCCAGTATAAATGTAGATTTATATTCTAAATATTCAAATGAATGACTATACTACATAAATTCATGAGAATATAGATGTACATGTTGATATCACCAACTTGCATTGATAATATCGGCACATGCTATATTGGAAAAAGAGCAATACCATTATTTGCGTTTGGGAATACTCTGGTTATTGAACCACTGTgagaaatatttaccaaatatttAGCCTGTAGAATCAGTTATAAACCTTTGTAAAATCCCCACCAAATCACGAACAGCCATTTTGTTGGTGTAAATAGGGTATGGATGGAATATTAGGGTAATATGGATTCAATCCATATGGGTGACACCAAAAACAACTATGTTGCCCTCTTCTGGCAAGTGTAATACCGATAGCTGACTGATAGGAGTATCTATGGCAAATTAGTGTCTGTTCTCACAGTAAGAGGAAAAGTGGAGCTGAATTTGAGAGGGATGACAGATTTAATGTTAATGTATTTTACCAATTCTGCTATTAGAACAACAATACATAGATCCACAAAAAAATCTGCATTAAAATGTGGATACACTATATTTGTAACGTTTAGACATAACCTGCCATGTAAATCTATTGAATTTGAAATACATGGGGAAATTTAAATGAGAACAACTAGGGTTTGGTAGACAATATTGTTTTCAGGTGGAACAAGTAGACAATCCATGTATCAAATATCAAAGTTATCCTGGGCAGATGCCCTGAGTGAAGCTCGATAATATAAAAGGTGCCTGTGAGGGCCCATCCTTTCCCACTGATCTCCCAGAGAACAAAGTGGACCTCAGAGTAGACCCATGCCTGTGACCCCTCGATTCAATCCAGTGGAAATGATGTGTTCATTACAATGCAATTACAGACACTTTGGCCCTCTctccctgaagtgtgtgtgtatgttgagaGGGGGCCGCAGCTGACCCCCGTATGCTAAGTGACCTcattctcgtgtgtgtgtgtgtgtgtgtgtgtgtgtgtgtgtgtgtgtttctgtcagtCTGCAGGTGCAGGATGTACAGCTTCATGGGCGGAGGGCTGTTCTGTGCAGGCGTGGGGAACATCCTCCTGATTGTTTCCACGGCAACCGATTATTGGATTCAGTACCGGCACTCCAACAACTACATGCATCAGGGCCTGTGGCGGTACTGCATGCCGGGGAAATGCTTCACACACAATGAAAGTATTGGTGAGGACTACGGCCAGTGCACACAATGATGTCATAACACTGTGATAGCACCCAACACATGTCATAACTGTTCATAACAAGCCATAACAAATGAGAGGTGCTATTTCAATTTTTTGTGCCATGTCATTGGTACGGCTTGTCACTTAAGAATCCCGATATGTTGTGATTGAAGCTATGTCAAACACACCACATCTGTTTATAAAAAGACAAAGTCCAGGAAGCAAAGTGTAACCCGAACACCCTCAGAAAGGATTGATTTGAACTTCCATTGACTAAAACTATTCTTATATCATGCTTTGTATCTAAACTGCATTTACGCCTTATTCATCAGTGAACAATTGCATTTGAATTGGTGATTTTGACACAAAAGAGTCATTATCCTAGTCACAGCATAAGCATCAAGGCATGCTTTCCATAATAAGAGTATCATTTGCCAAGCACAATCCAAATGTTTTACCAATATGGGTAGTTTGTCAGGTCAGAACAGGCCAGGGTCAGCCACTCTTGTACTCTGATGACCCCTGTTAACCTTTGACCCCTGCAGCCCACATGGATGCCACCCGAGCACTCATGATCCTCTCCCTCTTGGCGTGTTTCATGGGCATCATCATCGGCATCATGGCCTTCATCCACTACTCGTCCTTCGACAGGTTTGACAAAACCTTTGCTGCAGGCATATTGTTCTTCATCTCATGTAAGTTTGGTTAATTTACTTATTTTCACTTATTTTACACATTTTACTGCTTGATTTTCTTTCCATGTCACTGTTGTAGCTGTATGAGAAGTGATGTAATGTTGTTGTCCTTATTTGATGATCTATGCACTTTATTGGATGATGAACACAACTTTTATTTGGgtgtatgatatttatgcctctgtaactttctcactaataattattcacgattcattcaggattatcaaTAATTATGGTAGCagccacattaatgtagaagtgttccaaaatatattatattgttatttacaataaaagtgactcca from Oncorhynchus tshawytscha isolate Ot180627B linkage group LG09, Otsh_v2.0, whole genome shotgun sequence encodes the following:
- the LOC112259366 gene encoding lens fiber membrane intrinsic protein-like encodes the protein MYSFMGGGLFCAGVGNILLIVSTATDYWIQYRHSNNYMHQGLWRYCMPGKCFTHNESIAHMDATRALMILSLLACFMGIIIGIMAFIHYSSFDRFDKTFAAGILFFISCFFVLLAMAVYSGVTINYYGKRYGNWRFSWSYIIGWVSVVLTFFSGIFYMCAYRMHECPRNSNSH